The segment CATGAAAGTCATACGATATAGAATAGCCAACAAAAGTTCCGTATAGAATATATAACGAAATGGTTGATACAATCGTATTTGCACTAAGATCAGCAACTGGTGGGACGTTTTGGAAAATGGGCTGGAGCACATAAAAAACAATACCCCAAAGGATAATTCCATATGCGATTCCAATCCACATGGAGTTTATTTTTTTAAATAGCCCGTGGTAAATAAAAGCTGTCACTATAGAAATCACACTAATCAATAAGATAGACACAACATCACCTAACCAGGTATCCGTCCACGCTGCTGTTGTCCATGAACGCAACAAATAACTTTTCAGGCTTACTTCGGAAAAATTGAAATAATACATAATTACTCCAATAAAACCCCAAAGCATCCCACCAATGAAACCTGTTAGTAAGGAACGGGATAGTATGGTCCTGGAATCTTCATTTTTATTTAGTTCTAATCGCTGATTTTCGTCACTCATTATATCCACCTCCATCTGTATTATGACCAATTACCCCAAAACCTATCATAAGCAATCTTTTTAAAAATAAAGGCTAGTTATTATGTATTTTTTCTAGTAAAATAGAGATACTAACAATAGTCGGTTTAGAAAGTAGTTAAAAATTTCACTTTGGCTGAATACTTTAAGTTGATAAGGAAAGAATCTAGGATAACAAATCTTTTTTTACAGGTTTTTGGGAAAATCATGATATAAAAATCTGATTTGTGGTATACAGATAATAAATGAGAAATATGAAAGGAGGACTTTCTGATGGCTCGCAATAAAATGTCCGTATTAATCTATACACTTATCGGCTTAGCAGTGATAGGGATTGTGTCACAACTATTCACAAACACAGCAAATTTCTTCACCAGTATTTTTATTACACTCGGGATTGGTATAGCTATTTTTGCGGTATTCTATTTTGTATTTCTCAGAAAAAAAACCCCTTCTAATGACATGAAAAAATACAAAAAAGCTGTCAAACAATCAAAAGCAAAATATAAGCAGCCTAAGGCAACACACCAAACAGCAACAGCTAATAGACAGCAACAAACGCAAATAAAGAGAAAAGTAAATAAACGTGCACCACACCTACGGGTGATTGATGGAAATAAACATAAGAAAAAAGACCGAGCTTCCTTTTAGGACAGCTCGGTTTTCTTTTTGAGGAAGTATGGAGGTGGTTCCTTTTGCTTCCTATTGATTTCCTATTTTGGCCAATGCTTTAGAAAATGATCTGCACTCTTCATTCCAGATTCCATTAACAATCCCTTTGTTTCCTCATTAATTTGAAAATCGGTGGTCCCGATATCTTCTACAGGAATAA is part of the Virgibacillus sp. NKC19-16 genome and harbors:
- a CDS encoding YqhR family membrane protein, with product MSDENQRLELNKNEDSRTILSRSLLTGFIGGMLWGFIGVIMYYFNFSEVSLKSYLLRSWTTAAWTDTWLGDVVSILLISVISIVTAFIYHGLFKKINSMWIGIAYGIILWGIVFYVLQPIFQNVPPVADLSANTIVSTISLYILYGTFVGYSISYDFHDTKLKESKRQANN
- a CDS encoding SA1362 family protein, producing the protein MARNKMSVLIYTLIGLAVIGIVSQLFTNTANFFTSIFITLGIGIAIFAVFYFVFLRKKTPSNDMKKYKKAVKQSKAKYKQPKATHQTATANRQQQTQIKRKVNKRAPHLRVIDGNKHKKKDRASF